The proteins below are encoded in one region of Myxococcales bacterium:
- a CDS encoding AgmX/PglI C-terminal domain-containing protein, with amino-acid sequence MRPNIARRFSVWLGFFVLVLSAFGCGRGEKPLAPRSQTWAELRTVRRSVLVTPPDEKERAPYPRERLVDGERVKVQAGGLAWLRRDAGATLLVRGPAELVLYADSLKLESGRIFIDSPAGPATEIETPSGKLQLAKVRASLDVTNGTTEAYVLDGEVRLGGATPARAGERLLAAQGAAAKVESVKVWEDWTGGLATTDPVAAPAPFGVGTVGARPPGELGAPRFPLAIQVLDVRVSIDGDFAVTEVDQRFFNPSSKVVEGIYRFRAPTGASIHRFGVDRGGELVWGRVKESAAAAAQYQSNVYAGSTEDPALLEWEGPGSYRARLYPIGPGEARRVVVRYTEWLPRNGEKGERRHYVYPMAAEGSEASLPSIEELTIKVDLAKARAKDVRVGMAGTRQGTELIVRGQDYTPRADLSVELFDEGISALGAYQSKHQPDLNVLAPDGRTEANKAALTEAGYVLVPLRATDIPTQAGGLDLAIVVDASAANDTSSMALARAAALGLLSHLGDDDRAVVWAGADALRPLLPDATGLVKIDSTLRQRYSAALASLERGGATDLGSMLTEAASRLDPARRGIVVYIGDGHATVGELSLKELEERMGKLPRPPRVFTIGVGRDVDLALLSGLANGGFAARVDDAHGAARNALAVLEHAERPAWLGTEVDLGGDVERIYPRGSSALVADETVVVVGRTSAATPRRIIVTTRDGKRELPLSPRALDDQGDLRRRWAEARLEELLKENSGRAAMVDVGTRFGIITPVTSYYVPTAKELAEERRMARSIEDREEEQVEETSADNKEGGTGTRAKGEEGSMGNPKGGSNRRYGVAGPADNRDPHIARQAALKDAAEFGMIGLLNTGAGGAPPPATDSLAKPTTAATAAASAATTPAAGEDLPAAEAPAPAAPSGRDDGKPAEKKVAGKAGNTWGDEIGDAYGAGGLGLSGVGEGGGGRGEGIGLGSVGALGHGAGTGTGQGFGSGHGRLGGAHAAQAPKLRMGAPQISGRLPPEVVQRIIRQNFGRFRLCYENGLKNNPNLQGRVAVKFVIDRQGAVANATNGGSDLPDASVVSCVVSSYTGLSFPQPEGGIVTVVYPIIFSPDGPAKPEPDPAPAPFIQIGIDVMPRFILRCSDAADLPLAERVTLWRERLTRVAGSPGGVLGVYQRALSGCEAPTWTERRRLLSIMLDALGNVQLRVGLWKLMKGDVTAADTLYRGIVARIKTAQQMRELHSALGLKSMDPGLLEKLLREAKSPADRAAKLRALSSEWPDDFKLALDLLDAEEDAGDFSGAGALAERLRARPGVDAHVRTAIGEYYLRRSLAEKDAKAKAEHEALARRAFGEIVEFSPDDPVARRRLGDLLRAHGWFADARRQYETLATLTPDDPSVALLQALAAQGEGQLEAAVRWTEKGRGAGAPDVDSGPAATARAFAATFLAWGRLDARQGKREEEVAQLLARAEQVLTSERAKSGSGARATLTWAHPELHPVLYTNALGSPMPAAEGDVTLGVAQARLPSKGDRWVEIRIEKDEVEAAARLGAEVVLTVVFDELGKGEKIVRLPVRFESGGPNTLRFNLGAGEVTRG; translated from the coding sequence ATGCGACCGAATATCGCTAGGCGCTTCAGCGTCTGGCTTGGGTTTTTTGTTCTGGTTCTGTCGGCGTTCGGCTGCGGACGCGGTGAAAAGCCGCTGGCGCCGCGTAGTCAAACGTGGGCAGAGCTGCGCACCGTTCGGCGCTCGGTGCTGGTGACACCACCCGACGAAAAGGAGCGCGCGCCCTACCCGCGCGAACGCCTGGTCGACGGCGAGCGGGTCAAGGTTCAGGCGGGTGGGCTTGCCTGGCTGCGGCGCGACGCTGGGGCCACGCTGCTCGTTCGCGGCCCCGCCGAGCTGGTGCTCTACGCCGACAGTCTGAAGCTCGAGTCAGGCCGCATCTTCATCGACTCGCCGGCGGGTCCCGCGACCGAGATCGAGACGCCGAGCGGCAAGCTCCAGCTGGCCAAGGTGCGCGCAAGCCTCGACGTGACGAATGGCACCACCGAGGCCTACGTGCTCGATGGTGAGGTTCGCCTCGGTGGGGCAACTCCGGCGCGAGCCGGCGAGCGACTGCTCGCGGCCCAGGGGGCGGCTGCGAAGGTCGAATCCGTCAAGGTCTGGGAAGACTGGACCGGCGGTCTCGCAACGACCGATCCCGTCGCCGCGCCGGCGCCGTTCGGTGTGGGCACCGTCGGCGCGCGTCCGCCCGGCGAGCTTGGCGCACCGCGCTTTCCGCTCGCGATCCAGGTGCTCGACGTCCGAGTCAGCATCGACGGCGACTTCGCCGTCACCGAGGTCGACCAGCGCTTCTTCAATCCGAGCTCGAAGGTCGTCGAGGGGATCTACCGCTTCCGTGCCCCCACGGGCGCTTCCATTCACCGCTTCGGGGTCGATCGCGGCGGCGAGCTGGTCTGGGGGCGGGTCAAGGAGAGCGCGGCCGCCGCCGCGCAGTACCAGTCCAACGTCTACGCCGGCTCGACGGAAGATCCGGCGCTGCTCGAGTGGGAGGGACCCGGTTCGTACCGGGCGCGCCTCTACCCCATCGGCCCCGGCGAAGCCCGGCGCGTGGTGGTGCGTTACACCGAGTGGCTCCCGCGCAACGGCGAGAAGGGTGAACGCCGCCACTACGTCTACCCGATGGCGGCGGAGGGTTCGGAGGCGTCCCTGCCGAGCATCGAGGAGCTGACCATCAAGGTCGACCTCGCCAAGGCGCGAGCGAAGGACGTGCGGGTCGGCATGGCCGGCACACGCCAGGGCACGGAGCTGATCGTACGCGGGCAAGACTACACACCGCGCGCCGACCTCTCGGTAGAGCTGTTCGACGAGGGCATCTCGGCGCTCGGTGCCTATCAGTCGAAACACCAACCCGACTTGAACGTGCTCGCGCCGGACGGACGCACGGAAGCCAACAAGGCGGCCCTCACCGAGGCGGGCTACGTCTTGGTTCCGCTGCGCGCGACCGACATCCCGACCCAGGCGGGTGGGCTCGATCTGGCGATTGTGGTGGATGCGTCGGCGGCGAACGACACGTCGAGCATGGCGCTGGCACGCGCCGCAGCGCTCGGGCTGCTCAGCCACCTGGGTGATGATGATCGAGCCGTGGTCTGGGCGGGTGCCGACGCTCTGCGCCCGCTCCTGCCCGATGCAACCGGGCTGGTGAAGATCGACTCCACGCTGCGACAGCGTTACTCCGCGGCGCTCGCGAGTCTCGAGCGGGGCGGCGCGACGGATCTGGGCAGCATGCTGACCGAGGCGGCAAGTCGTCTCGATCCTGCGCGGCGCGGGATCGTCGTCTACATCGGCGACGGTCACGCGACCGTCGGCGAGCTGAGCTTGAAAGAGCTCGAAGAACGCATGGGCAAGCTACCCCGGCCGCCGCGCGTGTTCACCATCGGCGTAGGTCGCGACGTCGATCTGGCGCTGCTCTCGGGCCTCGCCAACGGCGGTTTTGCCGCGCGGGTTGACGATGCACACGGCGCCGCCCGGAACGCGCTGGCCGTGCTCGAGCACGCGGAGCGTCCAGCCTGGCTCGGCACCGAGGTGGATCTCGGCGGGGACGTGGAGCGGATTTATCCGCGCGGGTCGAGCGCGCTGGTCGCGGACGAGACCGTGGTGGTCGTCGGCCGTACGTCGGCGGCGACGCCGAGGCGCATCATCGTGACGACCCGCGACGGCAAACGTGAGCTGCCGCTGTCGCCGCGTGCGCTCGACGACCAGGGTGATCTGCGGCGGCGCTGGGCCGAAGCCCGGCTCGAGGAGCTCTTGAAAGAGAACTCGGGGCGCGCCGCGATGGTCGACGTCGGGACTCGCTTCGGAATCATCACCCCGGTCACGTCGTATTACGTGCCAACCGCGAAGGAGCTGGCTGAGGAGCGCCGAATGGCGCGCAGCATCGAGGACCGCGAAGAAGAACAGGTCGAAGAAACCTCGGCCGACAACAAAGAAGGCGGCACCGGAACTCGCGCCAAGGGTGAGGAGGGTTCGATGGGGAACCCCAAGGGGGGCTCGAACCGGCGTTACGGCGTGGCCGGACCCGCGGACAATCGCGACCCGCACATCGCGCGACAAGCCGCCCTGAAGGATGCTGCCGAGTTCGGCATGATCGGTCTCCTCAACACCGGTGCCGGTGGCGCCCCGCCGCCGGCGACGGACTCGCTGGCAAAACCGACCACGGCCGCGACAGCGGCTGCGAGCGCTGCGACGACGCCTGCAGCGGGCGAAGACCTGCCCGCGGCGGAGGCCCCGGCGCCGGCTGCGCCTTCGGGCAGAGACGACGGGAAACCTGCTGAGAAGAAGGTGGCGGGCAAGGCCGGCAACACCTGGGGTGACGAAATCGGCGACGCCTACGGCGCTGGTGGGCTTGGGCTCTCTGGCGTCGGGGAAGGGGGTGGCGGTCGAGGCGAGGGCATTGGCCTCGGCTCCGTCGGCGCCCTCGGTCACGGCGCGGGCACGGGAACGGGGCAAGGTTTCGGCAGTGGCCACGGTCGCCTCGGCGGGGCGCACGCCGCCCAAGCACCCAAGCTGCGCATGGGAGCACCTCAGATCAGCGGTCGACTGCCGCCCGAGGTCGTGCAGCGCATCATCCGCCAGAATTTCGGGCGCTTTCGGCTCTGTTACGAGAACGGGCTCAAGAACAACCCCAACCTCCAGGGGCGCGTCGCCGTGAAGTTCGTCATCGACCGACAGGGCGCGGTAGCGAACGCAACCAACGGTGGTTCGGATCTGCCCGACGCGAGCGTCGTCTCCTGCGTGGTGAGCTCCTACACCGGCCTGTCGTTCCCTCAACCCGAAGGCGGCATCGTGACCGTCGTCTACCCGATCATCTTCTCGCCGGATGGGCCTGCCAAACCCGAGCCGGACCCCGCGCCCGCGCCGTTCATCCAGATCGGCATCGACGTGATGCCGCGCTTCATCTTGCGCTGCAGTGACGCCGCGGATCTGCCCCTCGCCGAGCGCGTCACACTCTGGCGCGAGCGGCTCACCCGCGTCGCCGGCAGTCCGGGCGGTGTGCTGGGTGTGTACCAGCGTGCGCTCTCCGGCTGTGAGGCGCCAACCTGGACCGAGCGCCGGCGCTTGCTCTCCATCATGCTCGACGCGCTCGGCAACGTTCAGCTGCGAGTGGGTTTGTGGAAGCTGATGAAGGGTGACGTCACTGCGGCCGACACGCTGTATCGCGGCATCGTGGCGCGCATCAAGACGGCGCAGCAGATGCGGGAATTGCACTCGGCGCTGGGGCTGAAATCCATGGACCCGGGGCTGCTCGAGAAGCTCTTGCGCGAAGCCAAGAGCCCGGCGGATCGCGCCGCCAAGCTGCGGGCGCTCTCGAGTGAGTGGCCCGACGATTTCAAGCTTGCCCTCGACTTGCTCGACGCCGAGGAAGATGCGGGTGACTTCTCAGGAGCGGGAGCCCTGGCCGAGCGGCTGCGAGCGCGGCCCGGTGTGGACGCGCATGTTCGCACCGCAATCGGCGAGTATTACCTGCGACGTTCGTTGGCCGAGAAGGACGCCAAAGCGAAGGCCGAACACGAGGCGCTGGCCCGGCGCGCTTTTGGTGAAATCGTGGAGTTCTCTCCTGACGATCCGGTGGCGCGCCGCCGATTGGGAGATCTGTTACGCGCTCACGGTTGGTTCGCCGACGCGCGCCGGCAGTATGAGACCCTTGCGACGCTGACCCCGGACGATCCGAGCGTGGCGCTGTTGCAGGCGCTGGCCGCTCAAGGTGAGGGGCAGCTGGAAGCGGCGGTGCGCTGGACGGAGAAGGGTCGCGGCGCCGGGGCGCCGGATGTCGACTCCGGGCCTGCTGCGACCGCACGGGCTTTCGCGGCCACCTTCCTGGCCTGGGGACGACTCGACGCACGCCAAGGCAAACGGGAAGAGGAGGTTGCGCAACTCCTGGCCCGCGCTGAACAGGTCTTGACCTCCGAGCGCGCCAAGTCGGGCAGCGGTGCCCGGGCCACGCTCACCTGGGCGCATCCGGAGCTCCACCCGGTGCTCTACACGAACGCGCTCGGCTCTCCGATGCCCGCTGCGGAAGGTGACGTGACCCTCGGTGTCGCGCAGGCGCGGCTCCCGTCGAAGGGTGATCGCTGGGTCGAGATCCGCATCGAGAAGGACGAGGTCGAAGCCGCGGCGCGGCTCGGAGCTGAGGTCGTGCTGACCGTCGTGTTCGATGAGCTGGGCAAAGGTGAAAAGATCGTGCGTCTGCCCGTGCGCTTCGAGAGCGGCGGACCGAATACGTTGCGCTTCAACCTCGGCGCCGGTGAGGTGACCCGTGGCTAA
- a CDS encoding isopeptide-forming domain-containing fimbrial protein, with amino-acid sequence MSRIHLTSLLAVLTAAPLASAASAHPPKLRHQADMQGDAVVIGSTLAFDCAAGMPAAPAGSKVSCSGATNVDDTAPDLYWRDNVASGAILPTKARTSATLALPAGAQVQYARLYWGALHSGAQPDKNVTVDSVGGVPTIINADDSWTTFYGFTEHPDWYYYQSTADVTQLVSSWAASDFRVTDVDAIQMSNIDAHLAFSAWTLVVFYQRTGEELRNLALFDGFTHVAPEFGLGNAAVSLSGFLVPAGFTARMTAFTYEGDTVYTGDQLLFNGQLLSSSGNPKDNFFNSSRTFFGKPVSGANDVPKLSGQAGTMGGYDLDTVDVSNLVKAGDKSAALSAESAKDKFLLGGFVTAITNKSPDFPDFANVAVDLDGGVLLEDDVVEYTLTATNSGNDAAVNSVWQDVLDPRLELVPGSLTSIENGAAVPFTNAVGDDRGEWDPATGTLRVRLGTGASATKGGQIAVGAGFEIHFRVKVKAETGSIPNQASIDASGLAGGLPKTWLSDGDPLMPGPQPTTVTVDECGSNMDCPANKPFCDLATHTCQPCQTDSECTDPNFPACQSDGTCGECSATNTSMCPSSAPACVGGKCSACTPGPNAPECVNHPDGPVCLVNPEPVCGCDTDDDCGGPNSGRICEADKCVEGCRGSGGNGCPTTEQCSSTTAEAGFCGPVPPPPAAEPESGDDGSCGCAVPGQSRSSGLFAALGALLGVLVMRRRRSGKVTR; translated from the coding sequence ATGTCCCGCATCCATCTCACTTCGCTTCTCGCAGTCCTGACGGCGGCCCCCCTGGCGAGCGCCGCGTCCGCCCACCCGCCGAAGCTCCGGCACCAAGCGGACATGCAGGGCGACGCCGTGGTCATTGGTTCGACGCTGGCGTTCGACTGCGCCGCGGGCATGCCGGCGGCTCCCGCGGGCAGCAAGGTCTCGTGCTCGGGCGCAACCAACGTCGACGACACGGCACCCGATCTCTACTGGCGGGACAACGTTGCGAGCGGGGCGATCTTGCCGACCAAAGCTCGCACGAGCGCGACGCTCGCGCTGCCCGCCGGGGCTCAGGTTCAGTACGCGCGGCTCTACTGGGGGGCGTTGCACTCCGGGGCGCAGCCCGACAAGAACGTGACCGTCGACTCGGTCGGTGGTGTTCCGACGATCATCAACGCCGACGACTCGTGGACGACGTTCTACGGGTTCACGGAGCACCCGGACTGGTACTACTACCAGTCCACCGCGGACGTTACTCAGCTGGTGTCGTCGTGGGCAGCTTCCGATTTTCGCGTGACGGACGTCGACGCGATCCAGATGTCGAACATCGACGCTCACCTGGCGTTCTCGGCCTGGACCCTGGTGGTGTTCTACCAGCGCACGGGTGAGGAGCTGCGCAACCTCGCGCTGTTCGACGGTTTCACCCACGTAGCGCCGGAGTTCGGCCTCGGCAACGCCGCGGTGAGCCTGTCCGGATTCCTGGTCCCAGCGGGCTTCACGGCGCGCATGACCGCGTTCACCTACGAGGGCGACACGGTCTACACGGGGGACCAGCTGCTCTTCAACGGACAGCTGCTCAGCAGCTCGGGCAACCCGAAGGACAACTTCTTCAACAGCTCGCGTACGTTCTTCGGCAAGCCGGTCAGCGGCGCGAACGACGTGCCGAAGCTCAGTGGGCAGGCAGGCACGATGGGCGGTTACGATCTCGACACCGTCGACGTCAGCAACCTGGTGAAGGCCGGCGACAAGAGCGCCGCGCTCTCCGCCGAGTCCGCCAAGGACAAGTTCTTGCTCGGCGGATTCGTGACTGCCATCACCAACAAGTCCCCGGATTTTCCCGATTTCGCCAACGTCGCCGTCGATCTGGACGGTGGCGTGCTGCTCGAGGACGACGTGGTCGAGTACACGCTGACGGCGACCAACAGCGGCAACGACGCCGCCGTGAACAGCGTGTGGCAGGACGTGTTGGACCCTCGCCTGGAGCTCGTGCCCGGTAGCCTGACCAGCATCGAGAACGGCGCAGCCGTTCCCTTCACCAACGCTGTGGGTGATGACCGTGGCGAGTGGGACCCGGCAACCGGCACGCTGCGTGTGCGCCTGGGGACCGGGGCCAGTGCAACCAAGGGTGGCCAGATCGCCGTCGGAGCGGGCTTCGAGATCCACTTCCGGGTCAAGGTGAAGGCCGAGACCGGCTCGATCCCCAATCAGGCGAGCATCGATGCATCGGGGCTGGCTGGCGGTCTACCGAAGACCTGGCTCTCGGACGGCGACCCCCTGATGCCGGGACCGCAGCCGACCACCGTGACGGTCGACGAGTGCGGCAGCAACATGGACTGCCCCGCGAACAAACCCTTCTGCGATCTCGCGACCCACACCTGCCAGCCCTGTCAGACGGACTCCGAGTGCACGGATCCGAACTTCCCCGCCTGTCAGTCCGACGGTACCTGTGGCGAGTGCTCGGCGACGAACACGTCGATGTGCCCGTCCAGCGCTCCGGCCTGTGTCGGTGGCAAGTGTTCGGCGTGCACGCCGGGTCCGAACGCGCCGGAGTGTGTGAACCACCCGGACGGTCCGGTCTGCCTGGTGAATCCCGAGCCGGTTTGCGGTTGTGATACCGACGATGACTGCGGCGGACCGAACAGTGGACGCATCTGCGAAGCTGACAAGTGTGTGGAGGGTTGCCGCGGCTCCGGTGGCAACGGTTGCCCGACGACTGAGCAGTGTTCGAGCACGACCGCCGAGGCTGGCTTCTGCGGACCCGTACCGCCCCCGCCCGCCGCGGAGCCGGAGTCGGGTGACGACGGCAGTTGTGGCTGCGCGGTGCCCGGACAGTCCCGCTCGAGCGGCCTGTTCGCTGCCCTTGGCGCCCTGCTCGGTGTGCTCGTGATGCGCCGCCGGCGGTCGGGGAAGGTAACGCGCTGA
- a CDS encoding M20 family metallopeptidase has protein sequence MPIDRRATDASIDELRAPLVELSQKLHDNPELRWEEFRATAWITETLENHGGVRVERELCGYPTAFRARVGAGERPLIAILAEYDALPEIGHACGHNLIAGGAVGAFLALARLGTELPGAVEIIGTPGEEGGAGKIRLIEKGVFDGVDVAMMFHPFDRDLLAHPALASKWVELRFKGTPSHASAAPWEGKSALTACLETFRLIDSQRVHFRDGVRVHGFVTNGGQAVNIIPEHAAAEFSVRAPSNEELERVQGIVERCARGAALACGVEVELSVRTGYREMRNNLTLARRFGAALSSLGRPGRESDDRVGAGSTDMGDVSQVVPAIHPYLAICDEGESLCHEHRFLECAASERGFETMLVGAKAMARTALDLLDDPELVAAVKREWTESRT, from the coding sequence ATGCCCATCGACCGCAGAGCGACCGACGCGTCCATCGACGAGCTCCGGGCTCCGCTCGTCGAGCTGTCGCAGAAGCTGCATGACAACCCCGAGCTGCGCTGGGAGGAGTTTCGCGCCACCGCCTGGATCACCGAGACCCTCGAGAACCACGGTGGGGTGCGCGTCGAGCGCGAGCTGTGCGGCTACCCGACGGCGTTCAGAGCGCGCGTCGGGGCGGGGGAGCGGCCGCTGATCGCGATCTTGGCCGAGTACGACGCACTACCGGAGATCGGGCACGCCTGTGGCCACAACCTGATCGCTGGCGGAGCCGTGGGGGCGTTCCTGGCGCTCGCGCGTCTCGGCACGGAGCTGCCTGGGGCGGTGGAGATCATCGGCACTCCCGGAGAGGAAGGCGGAGCCGGGAAGATCCGTCTGATCGAGAAGGGCGTCTTCGACGGCGTGGACGTGGCGATGATGTTCCACCCGTTCGACCGCGACCTCTTGGCGCACCCGGCCCTGGCCAGCAAATGGGTGGAGCTGCGCTTCAAGGGGACACCGTCGCACGCCTCGGCCGCACCCTGGGAAGGCAAGAGTGCGCTGACCGCCTGCCTCGAGACATTTCGGTTGATCGATTCACAGCGCGTGCATTTCCGCGATGGCGTGCGCGTGCACGGTTTCGTCACCAACGGTGGGCAGGCGGTGAACATCATCCCGGAGCACGCCGCGGCGGAGTTCTCGGTGCGGGCCCCGAGCAACGAAGAGCTCGAGCGGGTGCAGGGCATCGTCGAGCGTTGCGCGCGCGGGGCGGCGCTCGCCTGCGGCGTCGAGGTCGAGCTGTCGGTTCGTACCGGCTACCGCGAGATGAGGAACAACCTGACCTTGGCGCGCCGCTTCGGCGCGGCGCTCTCGAGCCTGGGTCGCCCGGGCCGGGAGAGCGACGACCGTGTGGGCGCCGGATCGACGGACATGGGTGACGTGAGCCAGGTCGTGCCGGCCATTCACCCCTATCTGGCGATCTGCGACGAGGGCGAGTCGCTCTGTCACGAGCACCGATTCCTGGAGTGCGCCGCGAGTGAGCGAGGTTTCGAGACGATGTTGGTCGGCGCCAAAGCGATGGCGCGCACGGCCCTCGATCTCTTGGACGACCCAGAGCTGGTGGCGGCCGTGAAGCGTGAATGGACGGAGAGTCGAACATGA
- a CDS encoding FAD:protein FMN transferase, translating to MPHPRLAPFIAPLVLAAAGALSLGTACERPDAQRAAPSVDAPTRSAPPSTLATAPASSGTAVVVSAPTRVDVVNTAMGTEVHIIAYTTPATDEAAVRTAIKNAVEEIRRLEDVMTTWRPSELQSLNDKAGTWVELGKDSLDVLQKSIWAGKTSKGTFDITFASMSDVWKFGDAAEAEPKLPSRAEIERRRKLIDYRKIELDPNGKRARIGKGQRIDVGGIAKGYAVDAAARVLTAAEVKDFLVQAGGDLFGSGRKPDGSPWVSGIRDPRGPATQFFATIELENHAFSTAGDYARSFVKDGKRYHHIIDPRTGWPATECRSVTIWAGDAFTADAVDDAVFILGPKEGLELIESLPDVGAVIVDKKNEVHISRRLEGKVKVTRPPTDAL from the coding sequence GTGCCCCACCCGAGGCTCGCGCCGTTCATCGCACCGCTCGTGCTGGCGGCCGCCGGCGCGCTCAGCCTGGGCACCGCCTGCGAGCGCCCGGATGCACAACGCGCCGCGCCTTCGGTCGACGCTCCGACCCGCAGTGCTCCGCCGTCTACACTCGCGACCGCCCCAGCGTCTTCCGGCACCGCCGTCGTCGTTTCGGCGCCCACCCGGGTCGACGTCGTGAACACGGCCATGGGCACCGAGGTGCACATCATCGCTTACACGACGCCGGCCACCGATGAAGCTGCGGTCCGCACCGCAATCAAGAATGCCGTCGAGGAGATTCGGCGCCTCGAGGACGTGATGACGACCTGGCGCCCCAGCGAGCTCCAGAGTCTCAACGACAAGGCCGGCACCTGGGTGGAGCTCGGCAAAGACTCGCTGGACGTCCTTCAGAAGAGCATCTGGGCGGGCAAGACGTCGAAGGGCACGTTCGACATCACGTTCGCTTCCATGAGCGACGTCTGGAAATTTGGCGACGCTGCCGAAGCCGAGCCGAAACTGCCGAGCCGAGCGGAGATCGAAAGACGCCGCAAGCTGATCGACTACCGAAAGATCGAGCTAGACCCGAACGGCAAACGCGCTCGCATTGGCAAGGGCCAGCGCATCGACGTCGGCGGCATCGCCAAGGGGTACGCGGTCGACGCGGCAGCGCGTGTGCTCACAGCGGCAGAGGTCAAAGATTTCCTGGTCCAGGCCGGCGGCGATCTCTTCGGGTCCGGGAGAAAACCAGACGGCTCACCCTGGGTGAGCGGCATCCGTGATCCCCGCGGTCCCGCGACGCAGTTTTTTGCGACCATCGAGCTCGAGAACCATGCATTTTCCACGGCGGGCGACTACGCCCGCTCGTTCGTCAAGGACGGCAAGCGTTATCACCACATCATCGATCCGCGCACCGGCTGGCCCGCCACCGAGTGCCGCAGCGTGACGATCTGGGCGGGTGACGCCTTCACCGCCGACGCGGTCGACGACGCGGTCTTCATTCTGGGCCCGAAAGAGGGGCTGGAATTGATCGAGTCCCTGCCCGACGTCGGCGCCGTGATCGTGGACAAGAAGAACGAGGTTCACATCAGCCGCCGCCTCGAGGGCAAGGTGAAGGTCACGCGTCCGCCGACGGACGCGCTGTAA
- a CDS encoding putative zinc-binding metallopeptidase yields the protein MHNGNGRRGAEPPWARLPEHELLTWRICDLGLEIEGTVLEERINRLYEDLEHRGLRFRPHFWLSDEWFSPDGVPGVAIPFYLAHPRLAALERKNMLEVEGGTEDWCLKILRHETGHAFDTAYRLHRREQYRTLFGKYSTPYPETYRPRPYSKNYVLHLEPFYAQAHPAEDFAETFAVWLKPRSQWRATYEGWPVIKKIEYVAGLMQEVRDVRPLIAVRTQVEPVRKLRQTLGEHYASKCEMYDINLPNLYDQTLRKLFSDSPEYATQPSAAGFLRRNRTDLRKLVARWTGEYQYIIDQVLEEMIERCHDLNLRLDRPVEQTQREAVALVTVQTMNYLHGGFHRVAL from the coding sequence ATGCACAATGGCAACGGCCGCCGGGGCGCCGAGCCGCCGTGGGCCCGCTTGCCCGAACACGAGCTGCTCACGTGGCGGATCTGCGATCTCGGTCTCGAGATCGAAGGCACAGTTCTCGAAGAGCGGATCAACCGGCTCTACGAGGACCTCGAACACCGAGGCCTGCGCTTCCGTCCGCACTTCTGGCTGTCGGACGAGTGGTTCTCGCCGGACGGCGTACCGGGAGTGGCGATCCCTTTTTACCTGGCGCACCCGCGGCTTGCGGCTCTCGAACGCAAGAACATGCTGGAGGTGGAGGGTGGCACGGAGGACTGGTGTCTGAAGATCCTGCGCCACGAGACCGGCCACGCGTTCGACACCGCGTACCGCCTGCACCGCCGCGAGCAGTACCGAACCCTGTTCGGCAAATACTCGACACCGTATCCGGAGACCTATCGACCAAGACCCTACAGCAAGAACTACGTGCTGCACCTCGAGCCGTTCTACGCTCAAGCGCACCCGGCCGAGGACTTCGCCGAGACCTTTGCCGTATGGCTCAAACCGCGCTCCCAATGGCGCGCCACCTACGAAGGCTGGCCCGTCATCAAGAAGATCGAGTACGTCGCCGGCTTGATGCAGGAGGTGCGCGACGTCAGACCACTGATTGCCGTCCGCACCCAGGTCGAGCCGGTGCGCAAGCTGAGACAGACGCTGGGGGAGCACTACGCGAGCAAGTGTGAGATGTACGACATCAACTTGCCCAACCTGTACGACCAGACCTTGCGCAAGCTGTTCTCGGACTCGCCGGAGTACGCCACCCAGCCCTCCGCCGCGGGTTTCCTGCGACGAAATCGCACCGACCTGAGAAAACTGGTCGCGCGCTGGACGGGCGAATATCAGTACATCATCGACCAGGTGCTCGAAGAGATGATCGAGCGTTGCCACGACCTGAACCTGCGGCTCGATCGCCCGGTCGAACAGACACAGCGCGAGGCTGTTGCGCTCGTCACGGTCCAGACAATGAACTACCTACACGGCGGATTTCATCGGGTGGCCCTGTGA